Genomic window (Mya arenaria isolate MELC-2E11 chromosome 16, ASM2691426v1):
TGTACCGTCACAACATAATTTCATATTGTGAAATCGTTTAAAAAGCATACCATGACTTATtaatattagtatatatattatcttgaaaagTTGTTAGCAGGTTTAAGTTTagtttgtacatttaaatcatttgattggttaatatcaattattgaaTACAAGTTTGACAAATCactgttcatatttttatgtaagCTGTTGTTGTGTCTAAATGGTAACATTATTGATATGCTGTAATATGCTACTCCCATTCAAACTATTGAAATATTAAGCCTTTTCCCATACTTAAAATAGAGACACCTTCAAATTGTTACTAATACACTACTGAAATAGTGGAACATATGCTTTTATACCTCAAGCCGTTGATCATAGCCAAAGGGACACCACCTCCCATTGTCTATCACAGAAATGGCGCCGTTTTCATACGTAACTACGACAACCACTTGATCGTTGTCGCTTGCCGCCTTTAGCTCATCTTTGTGGGCGTGGCCTTGTGCAAAGACGCTTGTCGGTCGGCTTCCTATGATCCAGCCTCCCATGTCAAGGTCATGGATGGTCGAGTCCCGGAAAATTCCGCCTAAAAATTCAATCGTGTGGAGAAACGTGCGTACAtatgaatataaggaaaaacgCATGTCTTTCGCAAAATCCTCAAAATGTTCTTGATCTGCAATCGCTTAACATACTTGTACATCATTTACAACGTACACGGTATTggtaattttaacaatgttttttgaAGAACATCTGTCAACTGTCACCTAGATAGTGGCGTCTGATGTGTTTTTCCCAGAGGAAACTCCTGTTATAATATACTAATATTGAGGACAAAAACAGCTATACATATTAATGAGATTACTGATTGCATAAGCACATATGTAGTTTGTATTGTAAGCTGAGTTTGTGCTTATATAAAGTATTCTTAACGATTCGACAGATCCAGCACGCACTGTTTAGGTGTTTAAGTGTTTAGTGCAAATGTCTTTATATTAGCCATTAAGCATTCATGAGGACTTTGACTCTCGGTCCAGCCGATCCCAAGTAAAATATTTGCCCTTCGTGAACAAAACGCTTGTAAGATCCCCGCATAATGCTTCCGCAcccggggacatcctaggtgAGGAGGCCTATTTCCCCCCGCTATACCCGGTATACCCCAGGACCTTGGGACGTGGCTACATGACTGGTGCATAGCTCACCTGACGTTTTGACGTATTCTATAGGTGAGTGGCTAAAATCACGACTGGTAGCGTGGGCTACTTTTTGAGCTCTACGTCatcaatatatgtttatttagttcTAAATGACTTATTAAATTACACGAGGAAAGTGATTAATGTTTGTATCATCAAGTCTACGAGCACAAGTTGAAAGTCATATAGGAGAACGAGTTTTAAATTCAATGGCACATTTTACATGCACgtgtaactacacaaacatgctCATGTCgtgttttgcaatatttcttttatcttaAAAGAAATAA
Coding sequences:
- the LOC128221706 gene encoding inositol 2-dehydrogenase-like, which codes for MSIAQKVAHATSRDFSHSPIEYVKTSGGIFRDSTIHDLDMGGWIIGSRPTSVFAQGHAHKDELKAASDNDQVVVVVTYENGAISVIDNGRWCPFGYDQRLEVLCEKMQLSIENRGANHVVSGTNQGMLQSAPEANFMRRYPEAYANELEHFLDVLEGKEELRVTRRDTIQAIRLAELCYESLRTKAAVPYTD